The Longimicrobium sp. genome includes the window CGGGCGGCTCTACCAGCTCACCTGGCAGGACGGGATGGGCTTCATCTACGACGTGGGGACGCTCCGGCAGCAGGGCACCTTCCCGTACGAGGGCGAGGGGTGGGGGCTCACCACCGACGGGACGTCGCTGATCCTGAGCGACGGGTCGAACGTGCTGCGCTTCCTGGACCCGGCCACCGCGGCGGTCACGCGCACGGTGGAGGTGACCGACGGCGGCCAGCCGGTGCACCAGCTGAACGAGCTGGAGTGGGTGCGCGGCGAGGTGTGGGCGAACGTGTGGCACGACCGGCGCGTGGCCCGCATCGACCCCGAGACCGGGCGGGTGAAGGCGTGGCTGGACCTGTCGGGGCTGGTCCCCACGCCCCAGCCCACCGACAACGAGGCGGTGCTGAACGGGATCGCCTACGACCCGGCGGCCGACCGCCTGTTCGTGACGGGGAAGCTGTGGCCCACGCTCTTCGAGATCCGCGCCCCGGGGGTGGGCGGGGGCGCGAACGCGGGGCGCTGAAACCATCGCGGGGGCCCGAGCGTACGACAACGCCGAGCAA containing:
- a CDS encoding glutaminyl-peptide cyclotransferase; the encoded protein is MRGTLTTLTTMAAMALTLGACNGSGTAKGEAAEPAAPTVAAEQVRSYPHDPAAFTQGLVFHDGQLYESTGRYGESSLRRVRLETGEVLEKVAVPERHFAEGLALLGGRLYQLTWQDGMGFIYDVGTLRQQGTFPYEGEGWGLTTDGTSLILSDGSNVLRFLDPATAAVTRTVEVTDGGQPVHQLNELEWVRGEVWANVWHDRRVARIDPETGRVKAWLDLSGLVPTPQPTDNEAVLNGIAYDPAADRLFVTGKLWPTLFEIRAPGVGGGANAGR